The following is a genomic window from Prevotella nigrescens.
CAACCGTTCCAGTCGGATACTGCGTTGTTTCATGCTGCGCGACAGTATCATTAGTGCGAGCAAACCAATTGCAATAACTATCATCAGGGCGTTAGTGAAGCGGGTAAGATAGTTGCAGATGTAGAAAATAAACGTTAAGGCAATGACTATTCGTACCAGAATGGTGAAAACAAGCGGCAAACGGTTCATGCGATTGACGGTCCACAAGGTCTTAAACTCTTCAGAATGGTTTTTCTTCATTACGAAAGCACGTAGGAATGGAGCTATAAGGAGAACGGTAAGCAGTCCGCACACCACGTTGCCGGTCCAGTGCGTACCAGTTATCTGCACCGATAGACGGCGCATAATAGGCAATGCAAGCGAAAACATGATGGTAATGGTTGCAGCCGAAAGTATGCCATAGATAAGCGTATTGGCTATCATCGCCTTGATAAGAGAACGCCAAAGGTTTTCGGACGCCATGTTTTGTGGTGTTCCAACATCGATATGCGAAATCCGTCGTGCCCATTGTTTGGGCAAGTGTCGTAGCAAGAACTCGTAAGTAGGCTCTGCAGCGCGTATCATATAGGGGGTAAGGAAAGTTGTAATAACCGAAACCGCTACTACAACAGGGTAAAGAAATTTGTTGATGACACCCAGCGAAAGACCTAAAGTGGCTATAATGAAAGCAAATTCGCCCACTTGTGCCATAGAAAAACCACATCGCAATGCGTTTTTAAGCGATTGTCCGCCAAACATATATCCCATTGTGCCAAACACAGCCTGCCCAACCAGAATAGTAATGACAAGAACAAGGATTGGTACGGCATAGCTGACAAGAATATGTGGGTCTACCAACATTCCCACAGAAACAAAGAATATGGCACCAAACAAGTTCTTAATAGGTTCTACAACCTTTATAATCTTCTCGGCTTCTATGGTTTCAGCCAAGATGCTGCCCATAACAAAAGAACCAAAAGCAGCACTGAAACCCACCTTCGTGGAGATTACTGCCATAAGAAAGCAAAGTCCTAACGACACGATAAGCAAAGTCTCGCTATTTAGAATGCTCCGGGTTTTACGCAAAAAGGAAGGAATGGCGAACAAACCAATAACGAACCACAAGACAAGAAAGAACCCTATCATGAGCACGCTTTCTAATAGTTGTCCACCATCAGGGCTATTTCCGCTGGCTATTGCACTGAGCATTACCATCATGACAATGGCGAGAATGTCTTCAAGAATAAGAACGCTCATGACGGTAGAGGCAAAACCTTGTTGTAAAAGCCCCATGTCGGCAAACGCTTTATATATAATGGCGGTAGAACTCATGGCTAACATTCCACCAAGAAATATACAATCCATTTGTTTCCAGCCAAAGCCGTGTCCGACAGAAACACCTAACGCCATCATGGAAAATACTATCGTACAAGCAGCAATAATGGGAGAAGCCCCCATTTTCAATATTTTTTTGACCGAGAAATCTAATCCTAACGAAAATAAAAGGAAAATGACGCCAATATCTGCCCATGTTTTTATGTCGGACTCATCTATCACGCTCATGATGTAAGGCATGTGTGGAGATACCAAGAAGCCCGCAACGATGTATCCTAAAACAAGTGGTTGCTTGAGTTTCTTGAATAGCAAAGTAACGAAACCTGCCACAACAAGAATCAGAGCAAGGTCTTTTACGAGTACGGGAAGTTCTGACATAAGCAGCGTTGTAAGTGTGTGGGTAGTTTGAATTGATGTGTTAGCTAAATCTTAAATGCATTGATGCAGTCTCGCTAATGCGTTGATATAGTCTCACGAATATGTTGATATGATACTGCAAATACGCTATTATAATAAGGTACAGATATTACAATACCATTGAAAGCATGAATGCTTCTATAAAAAAGAATGAACACTATAAGCGTTCTCTTATTTCTTTCGGACTAATTGAAGCATAGAAAGAATGAAAGAGCAAGCCTTATAGTGTTCATTTCTGTTTTTATAAATAATCGAAAGCCGTTAAATTAACATCTAATTAATCGTTGTAGCCTGCTGTAAGGCGACTGATATTAATGATTACCTGCATGGCCTTTTCCATTACTTGGATAGATACAAACTCGTAGGGACCATGGAAATTGACGCCACCGGCAAAGATATTAGGGCAGGGAAGTCCTTTAAAGCTAAGTTGTGCTCCGTCCGTTCCACCACGAATAGGTTGTACCAATGGTGTAACTTCTGCTTCCTGCATAGCCTTTACAACAAGGTCAATAACATGAAAGTTAGGGTCTATCTTCTCCTTCATGTTGTAATACTGGTCGTTCATCTTTATTTTAACCGTACCTTCGCCATACTTTTCGTTCATTGCTTTTACGCACTTCTCCATTATTCTTTTGCGTTCTTCGAACTTGTCTCTGTCGTGGTCACGAATAATATAGCTTAGTTTAGCTTCTTCGCAACGGCTTTCAATTCCGAGTAAATGGTAAAAACCTTCGTAGCCTTCGGTTGTTTCAGGAATCTCGTCTTGTGGTAACATCTGGTTAAACTCAATTGCTAAGCGGCTTGCATTAACCATTCTGCCCTTCGCATAACCTGTATGAACGCTCAAACCTTTGATGTAAATCTTTGCACCGGCTGCGTTAAAGTTTTCGTATTCCAATTGTCCAAGATCGCCACCGTCCATAGTGTAAGCCCATTCGCAGCCGAATTTCTCTACATCAAAGTGATGTGCACCGCGTCCAATCTCTTCATCAGGGTTGAAACCAACACGAATTTTACCGTGTTCTATCTCCGGGTGGTCGCGCAAGTAGCACATAGCCTGTACTATTTCGGCTATTCCAGCCTTGTCGTCAGCGCCAAGCAAGGTAGTTCCATCGGTAACAATAATGTCTTCTCCTTTATGTTTTAGCAACTCTGGGAACTGTTTAGGCGACGAAACCATATTTTCATTAAGTTGTATATCGCCACCATCGTAGTTCCTGACAATGCGTGCCTTAATGTTAGCACCACTTGCATCGAGGGCTGTATCATAGTGTGCGATAAATCCAATGGTAGGAACTTTCTTAGTTGTGGTAGCTGGAAGCGTTGCGTAGATATAACCTTTCTCGTCCATTTCTACTTCTTTCAATCCTTCACGCTCGAGTTCTTCCTTTAAGTATTTAGCGAAAACGAGTTGTTTCGCAGTACTCGGCACAGTTTCAGATTCGTCTGCCGACTGTGTGTCAAATTTGGTATAGTTAATAAATCTTTCTGCTATTTCCATGTTTAAATTTTATTTTATTGAACTATTAGTTGCAAAGATAGCTAAAAAGCAAGGTTTATCAAAACTTGCAAAGCTCTTTTTTGTAATTGTTATGTTTTTTCTAT
Proteins encoded in this region:
- a CDS encoding cation:proton antiporter — encoded protein: MSELPVLVKDLALILVVAGFVTLLFKKLKQPLVLGYIVAGFLVSPHMPYIMSVIDESDIKTWADIGVIFLLFSLGLDFSVKKILKMGASPIIAACTIVFSMMALGVSVGHGFGWKQMDCIFLGGMLAMSSTAIIYKAFADMGLLQQGFASTVMSVLILEDILAIVMMVMLSAIASGNSPDGGQLLESVLMIGFFLVLWFVIGLFAIPSFLRKTRSILNSETLLIVSLGLCFLMAVISTKVGFSAAFGSFVMGSILAETIEAEKIIKVVEPIKNLFGAIFFVSVGMLVDPHILVSYAVPILVLVITILVGQAVFGTMGYMFGGQSLKNALRCGFSMAQVGEFAFIIATLGLSLGVINKFLYPVVVAVSVITTFLTPYMIRAAEPTYEFLLRHLPKQWARRISHIDVGTPQNMASENLWRSLIKAMIANTLIYGILSAATITIMFSLALPIMRRLSVQITGTHWTGNVVCGLLTVLLIAPFLRAFVMKKNHSEEFKTLWTVNRMNRLPLVFTILVRIVIALTFIFYICNYLTRFTNALMIVIAIGLLALMILSRSMKQRSIRLERLFVQNLHSREIAAQVRGNRKPLFEGHLLDRNIHIGEFDIPEDSLWTGKTLHQLKLRNRFGTHVSSILRGSHRLNIPRGNTVVFPGDKIQVIGNDQQLAAISTAIRNEIRPEDNDIEKREMILRQIVLSDKSPFIGKTLKESGIRDQYNCLVVGIDEGQMHITLISPSHCLEVGDVLWVVGEKENIKQIQGTNE
- the pepT gene encoding peptidase T; translation: MEIAERFINYTKFDTQSADESETVPSTAKQLVFAKYLKEELEREGLKEVEMDEKGYIYATLPATTTKKVPTIGFIAHYDTALDASGANIKARIVRNYDGGDIQLNENMVSSPKQFPELLKHKGEDIIVTDGTTLLGADDKAGIAEIVQAMCYLRDHPEIEHGKIRVGFNPDEEIGRGAHHFDVEKFGCEWAYTMDGGDLGQLEYENFNAAGAKIYIKGLSVHTGYAKGRMVNASRLAIEFNQMLPQDEIPETTEGYEGFYHLLGIESRCEEAKLSYIIRDHDRDKFEERKRIMEKCVKAMNEKYGEGTVKIKMNDQYYNMKEKIDPNFHVIDLVVKAMQEAEVTPLVQPIRGGTDGAQLSFKGLPCPNIFAGGVNFHGPYEFVSIQVMEKAMQVIINISRLTAGYND